One genomic segment of Streptomyces liangshanensis includes these proteins:
- a CDS encoding L-rhamnose mutarotase — MPQPTTRRFASVIRLRPEKEAEYRALHAAAWPGVLAALRRAHITNYSIFLRAGVLFSYLEYTGDDYEADMASIAEDPVTREWWTRTDPCQQPVEDAAEGEWWAPAEEVFHLD, encoded by the coding sequence GTGCCCCAGCCCACCACGCGCCGATTCGCCTCGGTCATCCGCCTGCGCCCGGAGAAGGAGGCCGAGTACCGCGCCCTGCACGCGGCGGCCTGGCCGGGGGTGTTGGCGGCGCTGAGGCGTGCGCACATCACCAACTACTCGATCTTCCTGCGCGCCGGGGTGCTCTTCAGCTACCTGGAGTACACGGGGGACGACTACGAGGCCGACATGGCCTCGATCGCCGAGGATCCGGTCACCCGGGAGTGGTGGACGCGCACCGACCCCTGCCAGCAGCCCGTGGAGGACGCGGCGGAGGGCGAGTGGTGGGCGCCGGCGGAGGAGGTGTTCCACCTCGACTGA